A part of Thermogemmatispora onikobensis genomic DNA contains:
- a CDS encoding ATP-binding protein: MERLNEIMLKQRRQQLLQQRARQAGTLPRERGEQTMRLPEQTARLNQPLSHPGRSPRGRVEVTEVPGADVLTDTLALEGGSPLSRPSRRPGRQTDRLYGARREVPAPSLPRRARDYYYRADDYLPSLRGDALSEEVWEEDEDDDDEGGMRYGDWEDDQELLEAPSRPALSRSTVASRLPSPKRAFAPGEGAALHRRTEGPASVPPPSLPGGRLALPSSGAPSPARQQRVTQPLRPNALASPAFAQQQETLRQRPARQTPGHERPAGRSLGAFSSNAGGSALPAPFGSQRPVCPKCKGAGYLRLDVPFGHPHFGKPIPCECKEADLKERRRQQLRSMSNLEAFRDKSFKSFNYTVPGVRQAYQAALGYAREPDGWLLLVGPNGCGKTHLAAAIANLSLENGSLVLFATVPDLLDHLRAAFAPEAPEVYDQLFARMREAELLVLDDLGAQQSSPWANEKLFQLLNYRYNLRYPTVITANPRGLQAIDERIRSRLSDASLVTMVTFEGALDYRPRNPRRN, from the coding sequence ATGGAACGCTTGAATGAGATTATGCTCAAACAGCGACGGCAGCAATTGCTTCAGCAGCGCGCTCGCCAGGCTGGAACGCTGCCGCGAGAGCGTGGGGAGCAGACGATGCGCCTGCCTGAGCAGACAGCTCGCCTGAATCAGCCCCTCTCGCACCCCGGGCGCTCGCCTCGTGGACGGGTTGAGGTGACGGAAGTGCCTGGGGCTGATGTCCTGACCGATACTCTCGCGCTCGAGGGCGGCTCACCGCTCTCGCGTCCAAGCCGGCGGCCTGGTCGTCAGACCGATCGCCTCTATGGCGCGCGTCGAGAGGTCCCGGCGCCATCGCTTCCACGGCGTGCGCGCGACTACTACTATCGGGCTGACGATTACCTCCCATCCTTGCGTGGAGATGCCCTCTCCGAAGAGGTATGGGAGGAGGACGAGGATGACGACGATGAGGGCGGGATGCGCTACGGCGATTGGGAGGATGACCAGGAGTTGCTGGAAGCCCCTTCCCGCCCGGCTCTCTCCCGCTCGACTGTGGCCAGCAGGCTACCCTCGCCAAAGCGTGCGTTCGCGCCCGGCGAGGGCGCTGCGCTGCATCGTCGGACGGAGGGGCCGGCCTCGGTCCCGCCCCCCAGTCTGCCAGGTGGTCGGCTGGCCCTCCCTTCCTCTGGTGCGCCTTCCCCAGCTCGTCAGCAACGGGTGACTCAGCCCCTGCGCCCCAATGCGCTGGCCTCCCCTGCCTTTGCACAGCAGCAGGAGACGCTGCGGCAGCGCCCAGCTCGCCAGACGCCAGGCCACGAGCGGCCAGCAGGGAGATCGCTGGGGGCGTTCAGCTCCAACGCTGGTGGCTCGGCGTTGCCGGCTCCCTTTGGCTCCCAGCGTCCTGTTTGCCCAAAATGCAAGGGGGCGGGCTACCTGCGTCTCGATGTGCCCTTTGGCCATCCGCACTTCGGTAAGCCTATTCCCTGCGAGTGCAAGGAGGCCGATCTCAAGGAGCGCCGGCGCCAACAGCTCCGCAGCATGTCTAATCTCGAAGCCTTCCGCGATAAAAGCTTCAAGAGCTTTAACTATACGGTGCCTGGGGTGCGGCAGGCCTACCAGGCTGCCCTGGGGTATGCGCGCGAGCCTGATGGCTGGTTGCTGCTGGTGGGACCTAACGGCTGCGGCAAGACCCACCTGGCGGCGGCTATTGCCAACCTCTCCCTGGAAAATGGCTCGCTGGTACTCTTCGCAACAGTGCCCGACCTGCTCGACCATCTGCGGGCTGCCTTCGCTCCCGAGGCTCCCGAGGTCTACGATCAGCTCTTTGCGCGCATGCGCGAGGCGGAGCTGCTCGTGCTCGACGATCTGGGAGCGCAGCAAAGCTCGCCCTGGGCCAATGAGAAGCTCTTCCAGTTGCTGAACTATCGTTATAATTTGCGCTATCCAACGGTGATCACGGCTAATCCCCGCGGCTTACAGGCCATCGATGAGCGTATTCGCTCGCGCCTCTCCGATGCCTCTCTCGTGACTATGGTGACCTTTGAGGGGGCGCTGGATTATCGTCCGCGCAATCCTCGTCGGAATTGA
- a CDS encoding WD40 repeat domain-containing protein, with protein MICYYTGHRGYVYCAAWSPDSLLAATGGQDGTVQLWEPMAGLPVQSWRSVWPGQEIYVLAWSPNGKYLAFGGQDHQVYVADVHSGSILLSYSGHSQPIYALAWSPDSQLLASGGEDASVQIWRALDGSLLLTYTAHQEVIRGLSWSPVTRLLASCAEDGTIQIWQPADGTTLISCRGHQGGVLNVDWSPDGQQLVSGGRDATARIWRASTGTQELIYRGHQSRVWSVAWSPDGHRLASAGKDGTVQIWEAVSGQLRFTYRGHSDTVWSARWSGDGQQLLLCGNDGTAQVWTAPSV; from the coding sequence TTGATCTGCTACTATACCGGGCACCGTGGCTATGTCTACTGCGCCGCCTGGTCGCCCGATAGCCTGCTGGCAGCCACCGGAGGACAAGATGGCACTGTCCAATTGTGGGAGCCGATGGCGGGCCTACCTGTACAAAGCTGGAGGAGTGTCTGGCCCGGGCAGGAGATCTACGTCCTGGCCTGGTCTCCGAATGGGAAGTACCTGGCCTTCGGTGGCCAGGACCACCAGGTTTACGTTGCCGACGTGCACAGCGGCTCCATCCTCCTCAGCTACAGCGGTCATAGCCAGCCGATCTATGCCCTGGCCTGGTCCCCCGACAGCCAGCTCCTCGCCTCGGGCGGCGAAGACGCCAGCGTCCAGATTTGGAGAGCCCTCGACGGCAGCCTTCTCCTCACCTACACCGCGCATCAGGAGGTCATCCGCGGTCTCTCCTGGTCTCCCGTGACTCGCCTGCTGGCCTCCTGTGCTGAGGATGGTACCATACAGATCTGGCAACCCGCCGACGGGACCACACTGATCAGCTGCCGCGGCCACCAAGGGGGAGTCTTAAACGTGGATTGGTCGCCGGATGGTCAGCAACTGGTCTCGGGCGGTCGCGATGCCACGGCGCGAATCTGGCGCGCTTCCACTGGCACCCAGGAGCTGATCTATCGCGGTCATCAGAGCCGCGTCTGGAGTGTGGCCTGGTCTCCCGATGGCCACCGTCTGGCTTCGGCTGGCAAAGATGGCACGGTGCAGATCTGGGAGGCAGTCAGTGGGCAACTACGCTTCACTTATCGCGGGCACAGCGACACTGTCTGGTCCGCACGCTGGTCAGGCGATGGTCAGCAGCTTCTCCTGTGCGGCAACGACGGCACAGCCCAGGTCTGGACAGCTCCCTCTGTTTAA
- a CDS encoding DnaD domain-containing protein, with the protein MTSFAGFPSGKNPYVPVPEVFFRSLLPEIEDVAELKVTLHLFWLLAQKRGEPRCVSEPELLGDRVLLKSLKRRGDPRPPEERVRQGLEKAVARGTVLRVYLKVLGDDGSEDEVVGWYFFNTARSRRVVAELQGSELIPVRLLDVGQHRFAPEHGQRQSQSQGQGQGGDPSPSPAATALARVGHNQTQHLHIEIERPNIFVLYEQNIGLLSPLIADELRDAAERYPPEWVEAAFREAVEHNKRNWRYIRAILRRWETEGR; encoded by the coding sequence ATGACGTCCTTTGCTGGCTTCCCTTCGGGCAAAAATCCCTATGTCCCTGTGCCGGAGGTCTTCTTCAGGTCGCTCCTGCCAGAGATCGAGGATGTGGCGGAATTGAAAGTGACGCTGCACCTCTTCTGGCTGTTGGCCCAGAAGCGCGGTGAGCCACGCTGTGTGAGCGAGCCGGAGCTGTTGGGCGATCGTGTGCTGTTGAAAAGCCTGAAGCGGCGCGGTGATCCGCGCCCTCCTGAAGAACGAGTACGCCAGGGCCTGGAAAAAGCGGTAGCGCGCGGCACGGTTCTCCGCGTCTACCTCAAGGTGCTCGGTGATGATGGCTCTGAGGATGAGGTCGTTGGCTGGTATTTCTTTAATACGGCCCGCAGCCGGCGCGTCGTGGCTGAGCTGCAGGGCAGTGAGTTGATCCCGGTCCGCCTGCTCGACGTGGGACAGCATCGCTTCGCGCCAGAGCACGGACAGCGCCAGAGCCAGAGTCAGGGCCAGGGCCAGGGAGGCGACCCTTCGCCCTCCCCGGCTGCTACGGCGCTGGCGCGCGTTGGCCACAACCAGACTCAGCATTTACACATTGAGATTGAACGTCCGAATATATTTGTCTTGTACGAACAGAATATAGGGCTTCTTTCTCCACTGATCGCTGATGAGCTGCGCGATGCCGCTGAGCGCTATCCCCCAGAGTGGGTCGAGGCAGCTTTTCGCGAGGCAGTAGAACATAATAAGCGTAACTGGCGTTATATTCGCGCAATCTTGAGGCGCTGGGAAACGGAAGGCAGATAA
- a CDS encoding WD40 repeat domain-containing protein codes for MTRYTGHHGYVYCAAWSPDNQLAATGGQDGTVQIWEPLTGRPVLIWNSGNLKQEIYALAWSPDGNYLAFGGQDHQVYIGEVRSGSILLSYSGHSQPIYALAWSPGSQQVASGSGDRTVQVWNARDGNTVFTYTAHQDTIRGLSWSRVAQLLASCSEDSTVRIWQPSDGTTLAICLGHQGGVLNLDWAPDGQHLASGGRDATVRIWQAATGNQELIYRGHQNRVWSVAWSPNGRFLASAGKDGTVQIWEASSGRPSLIYHGHSDTVWSAWWSRDGRLILSCSNDGTAQVWTAPST; via the coding sequence GTGACGCGCTACACGGGGCATCACGGCTATGTCTACTGCGCCGCCTGGTCGCCCGACAACCAGCTCGCCGCTACCGGTGGGCAGGACGGGACGGTCCAGATTTGGGAGCCGCTCACGGGGCGACCTGTGCTGATCTGGAATAGTGGGAACCTGAAGCAGGAGATCTATGCGCTGGCCTGGTCTCCCGATGGAAACTATCTGGCCTTCGGCGGCCAGGACCATCAGGTCTATATCGGCGAGGTCAGAAGCGGTAGCATTCTCCTCAGCTACAGCGGTCACAGCCAGCCGATCTATGCCCTGGCTTGGTCTCCCGGTAGCCAGCAGGTGGCCTCTGGGAGCGGCGACCGCACCGTCCAGGTCTGGAACGCTCGTGATGGGAATACCGTCTTCACTTATACCGCTCATCAAGATACGATCCGTGGCCTTTCCTGGTCCCGTGTTGCTCAGCTGCTCGCCTCCTGCTCGGAGGATAGTACCGTGCGCATCTGGCAACCTTCCGATGGAACGACGCTAGCTATCTGCCTGGGTCACCAGGGGGGAGTTTTAAACCTGGATTGGGCCCCCGATGGCCAGCACCTCGCTTCCGGAGGACGCGACGCCACCGTCCGCATCTGGCAAGCCGCCACAGGCAATCAGGAGCTGATCTATCGCGGACATCAGAATCGTGTGTGGAGCGTGGCCTGGTCTCCCAATGGCCGCTTTTTGGCCTCGGCTGGCAAAGATGGCACGGTTCAAATCTGGGAGGCGAGCAGCGGGCGACCGTCGTTGATTTATCACGGGCATAGCGACACCGTCTGGTCGGCCTGGTGGTCACGCGATGGCCGGTTGATACTCTCCTGCAGCAACGACGGCACGGCCCAGGTCTGGACTGCACCGTCCACTTGA
- a CDS encoding FIST signal transduction protein: protein MPDETYRRVMENERASTDETERGDISMNAAEEKPLVREALVEDARWERALARALARVKGPTDLAILFASGLYAESLPELVRRAYEESEVRLLIGCSGQGVIGQGEELEETAALALMTLQLPGARLRVVRFTQALVEECERAEEWHTRLGLPPEEVNAWLILADPFRLDSEALLEGLARAYPHCPIVGGLASAHPLLQRTFVFRNGQVFGEGGVGLALGGPYTILPLVSQGCEPIGEPWTITSVRGNLVETISNRPAYELLLETLQELPPFLQRRARHNLLVGLAANEYRESFGRGSFLVRPLIGVDRLSGGLAIGAMPRVGQTIQFQMRDASTADMDLRDALERAREELRDREPVAAILCTCNGRGMNLFDTPNHDAEAVEHYLGPLPLIGLFCSGEIGPVDGRPFLHGFTACMALLVRRE from the coding sequence GTGCCAGATGAAACATATCGTCGGGTCATGGAGAACGAGCGGGCAAGCACAGACGAGACGGAGCGTGGGGACATCAGTATGAATGCGGCTGAGGAGAAGCCCCTGGTACGGGAGGCCCTGGTCGAAGATGCTCGCTGGGAGCGGGCTTTGGCCCGCGCTCTGGCCCGCGTCAAAGGCCCCACCGATCTGGCCATTCTCTTCGCCAGTGGCCTCTATGCGGAATCGCTGCCTGAACTCGTGCGTCGTGCCTACGAGGAAAGCGAGGTACGCCTGTTGATTGGTTGCTCTGGCCAGGGGGTGATCGGCCAGGGCGAGGAGCTGGAGGAGACGGCGGCCCTGGCCCTGATGACGCTGCAGTTGCCGGGCGCACGACTGCGCGTGGTGCGCTTTACCCAGGCCCTGGTCGAGGAGTGCGAACGCGCCGAGGAGTGGCATACGCGCCTGGGGCTGCCTCCTGAAGAGGTCAATGCCTGGCTGATTCTGGCTGACCCTTTCCGTCTGGATAGTGAGGCTCTCCTGGAAGGGCTGGCTCGGGCCTATCCCCATTGCCCGATAGTGGGTGGCCTGGCCTCGGCTCACCCCTTGCTGCAGCGAACCTTTGTCTTTCGCAACGGCCAGGTCTTTGGCGAAGGAGGCGTCGGGCTGGCCCTCGGCGGCCCCTACACGATCTTGCCACTCGTCTCTCAGGGGTGTGAACCCATCGGCGAACCCTGGACGATTACCAGTGTCCGCGGCAATCTCGTCGAGACGATTTCTAATCGTCCAGCCTATGAACTTCTTTTAGAGACCTTACAGGAGCTACCACCTTTCCTGCAGCGTCGCGCCCGCCATAACCTGCTGGTGGGCCTGGCTGCCAACGAATACCGCGAGAGCTTTGGACGCGGTAGCTTTCTGGTGCGGCCCCTGATTGGGGTTGACCGGCTCAGCGGAGGGTTGGCCATTGGAGCGATGCCGCGCGTGGGCCAGACAATTCAATTCCAGATGCGCGATGCCAGCACCGCTGACATGGATCTGCGCGATGCGCTGGAGCGGGCGCGCGAGGAGCTACGTGACCGCGAGCCGGTGGCGGCGATCCTCTGCACCTGCAACGGACGTGGCATGAATCTCTTCGATACCCCTAATCATGATGCCGAGGCGGTCGAGCACTATCTTGGTCCCCTGCCGCTCATCGGTCTCTTCTGCAGCGGCGAAATTGGGCCTGTTGATGGCCGTCCCTTCCTTCACGGCTTTACCGCCTGCATGGCCTTGCTCGTGCGCAGGGAATAA